A region from the Streptomyces lydicus genome encodes:
- a CDS encoding pirin family protein has product MIQVRRGHERYPGGDAEAGIESLHAFSFGPHFDPDNLRFGALIACNEERLAPGAGFDEHPHRDTEIVTWVVEGELTHRDSAGHETTVRPGDLQRLSSAGGVRHVERNDGARPLRFVQMWLAPREFGGEPSYEVVRGIADGTPYAVPRAGALLHLRRLAEGERTAVPDAARAYVQVVRGAVRAGAECLEAGDAARITDGAGVELRGLTAAECLVWEMGEEPAYG; this is encoded by the coding sequence ATGATTCAGGTGCGCAGAGGCCATGAACGGTATCCGGGCGGGGACGCGGAGGCCGGGATCGAGTCGCTGCACGCGTTCTCCTTCGGGCCCCATTTCGACCCGGACAATCTGCGCTTCGGCGCGCTGATCGCCTGCAACGAGGAGCGGCTGGCGCCGGGCGCCGGATTCGACGAGCACCCGCACCGCGACACGGAGATCGTGACCTGGGTGGTCGAGGGCGAGCTGACCCACCGCGACTCGGCCGGCCACGAGACCACCGTACGCCCCGGTGATCTCCAGCGGCTCAGCTCGGCCGGCGGCGTACGGCATGTGGAGCGCAACGACGGCGCGCGGCCGCTGCGCTTCGTCCAGATGTGGCTGGCGCCGCGGGAATTCGGCGGCGAGCCGTCGTACGAGGTGGTGCGCGGTATCGCCGACGGCACCCCGTACGCCGTCCCGCGGGCCGGGGCCCTGCTGCATCTGCGCCGCCTCGCCGAGGGCGAGCGCACCGCGGTCCCGGATGCCGCACGGGCGTATGTGCAGGTGGTGCGCGGCGCCGTACGGGCCGGTGCGGAGTGCCTGGAGGCCGGCGACGCGGCGCGGATCACCGACGGGGCGGGCGTGGAGCTGCGGGGGCTGACGGCGGCGGAGTGCCTGGTGTGGGAGATGGGGGAGGAGCCGGCGTACGGGTGA
- a CDS encoding serine hydrolase domain-containing protein, with translation MQSLRMIENWPVPTAAAAVVRADGSVAGSHGPQEHRFPLASVTKPLAAYAALLAVEEGAVELDEPAGPEGSTVRHLLAHTSGLAFDEQRTMAEPGTRRLYSNAGFEALGDHIAKATDIPFPQYLHEAVLAPLGMTATELPGSPAKDGVSTVADLARFAAELQAPRLLAPQTLAEATQVAFPGLTGVLPGYGHQKPNDWGLGFEIRDGKSPHWTGSASSPRTFGHFGQAGTFLWVDPDARAACVALADRAFGPWAVEAWPPLTDAVLAELAQTA, from the coding sequence ATGCAGAGCCTGCGGATGATCGAGAACTGGCCGGTGCCCACCGCCGCGGCCGCCGTCGTACGAGCCGATGGGTCGGTGGCCGGATCCCACGGCCCCCAGGAGCACCGCTTCCCGCTGGCGTCCGTCACCAAGCCGCTGGCCGCGTACGCCGCTCTGCTGGCCGTCGAGGAGGGCGCCGTCGAGCTGGACGAACCGGCCGGACCCGAGGGGTCCACGGTCCGTCATCTCCTCGCCCACACCTCGGGGCTGGCCTTCGACGAGCAGCGCACGATGGCCGAGCCGGGCACCCGCCGGCTCTACTCCAACGCGGGTTTCGAGGCGCTGGGCGACCACATCGCCAAGGCGACGGACATCCCCTTCCCGCAGTATCTGCACGAGGCGGTGCTCGCACCGCTCGGGATGACCGCGACGGAACTGCCCGGCTCGCCCGCCAAGGACGGCGTCTCCACCGTCGCCGACCTGGCCCGGTTCGCCGCCGAGCTGCAGGCGCCGCGGCTGCTCGCCCCGCAGACGCTCGCGGAGGCGACGCAGGTGGCCTTCCCCGGCCTGACGGGGGTGCTGCCGGGCTACGGCCACCAGAAGCCCAATGACTGGGGACTGGGCTTCGAGATCCGCGACGGCAAGTCACCGCACTGGACGGGCAGCGCGTCCTCGCCCCGCACCTTCGGGCATTTCGGCCAGGCCGGGACGTTCCTGTGGGTGGACCCGGACGCGCGCGCGGCGTGTGTGGCGCTGGCCGACCGGGCCTTCGGGCCGTGGGCCGTCGAGGCCTGGCCGCCGCTGACCGACGCGGTGCTGGCCGAGCTGGCGCAGACCGCCTGA